In the Vanessa cardui chromosome 10, ilVanCard2.1, whole genome shotgun sequence genome, one interval contains:
- the LOC124532780 gene encoding eukaryotic translation initiation factor 4E transporter-like isoform X5, whose product MSAVNLLSSLQEKPTDDSRTNGFNQSGHEDSGASGGGGDPAVLAVGPARRLLTYTRDELMRLRNSPLVRRGLENAFAGNETLALVLKRRSDSPNEEDKGGRGDAPTENHKGAFGRDRERRSADPRERVRKESEPSSGIVLSPQRRSFTSGCGAPAAAAPPPHLARTRPDSPLGAAAQPPTTKTEQAGRRIGSGRIMVRDVPSAAWEEGEPPRPEPYRPEPYRPPPERRANGDQRYDRRSFNRDSYSSDIKRERDDRFNNEKQRDREDNRRGGRFSQRRFEKEDEPEWFSGGPTSQLETIELRGFDEPIKKNGPNNKDNDKWSGGSRAEPATPPLEAAQTLNNSNDKDSGVESKSEDQTQPDQPEFNLDEFLKFDSIPEVLTNGGSETEGSRFSRWFRRDSPPALAADRHYERLMHNMVDDLDSSSQEPAAAPEPYAGSRGAPSAPAPSLLDMLRRASADTEHRPEMNSGGGKIHSLEELESRLRPQPAAVHDHDLSAFKRLLAQVSGGHAVTAEPPRPQPPPQPMSLLQMLSKSMEQQQQQQQHQHQQQQQQQQQQQQQQQQKAPHIPQELLYKLLQVQQRQQQTGEWAPTADRELLQRPEAQAIIHGLKAGEITVQHLMQQLGNPGLQSRHRELLLTILRTHQQRQQMGGSPLPPHLVVPPPHHQPLRLSPLPHSGVPARIPSPRELAAHTQSIMQGALIKKKLEEQRENYRRRHEMQQHPKQPTPISFTPTSVLRKMTAEKEEAGSPKSWAAGAAGLAHAHAHAHAKPHGRPIVKGNQSGTAPMGYAPAQPDYQQHYLNLQQQMTNANRAFPHQQQQRQQVPNSLNGMGGVSRGGTTLHQLLVQSHQRTLNEMSGSGDNQLARWFSPELLARASAGKLPSVHVPNALSLEDLERHHHSPAPPVRN is encoded by the exons GTCATGAGGATAGCGGGGCATCGGGGGGCGGCGGCGACCCCGCGGTGCTGGCGGTCGGCCCCGCGCGCCGCCTGCTCACTTACACGCGCGACGAGCTCATGCGCCTGCGCAACTCGCCGCTCGTCAGGCGCGGCCTCGAGAACGCGTTCGCGGGCAACGAGACACTTGCCCT TGTTCTAAAGAGACGTTCCGATTCACCGAATGAGGAAGATAAGGGGGGAAGAGGAGATGCACCGACGGAGAATCATAag GGCGCGTTCGGGCGCGATCGCGAGCGGCGCTCGGCGGACCCGCGCGAGCGCGTGCGCAAGGAGAGCGAGCCGAGCAGCGGCATCGTTCTGTCGCCGCAGCGGCGCTCGTTCACGTCGGGCTGCGGCGCGCCCGcggccgccgcgccgccgccgcacCTCGCGCGCACGCGCCCCGACTCGCCGCTCGGCGCCGCCGCGCAGCCGCCGACGACCAAGACCGAGCAGG CGGGGCGGCGCATCGGGTCGGGGCGCATCATGGTGCGCGACGTGCCCAGCGCCGCGTGGGAGGAGGGCGAGCCGCCGCGCCCGGAGCCCTACCGCCCGGAGCCCTACCGCCCGCCGCCCGAGCGTCGCGCCAACGGCGACCAGCG GTACGACCGACGCTCGTTCAACCGAGACTCCTACTCCTCTGACATCAAGAGGGAAAGGGACGATCGATTCAACAACGAAAAACAACGAGATAG AGAGGACAATCGTAGAGGTGGTCGCTTCTCTCAACGACGGTTTGAGAAGGAAGATGAACCAGAATG GTTTAGCGGAGGACCGACGTCTCAGCTGGAAACGATAGAGTTGCGTGGTTTCGACGAGCCCATCAAGAAGAACGGACCGAACAACAAGGACAATGAC AAGTGGTCGGGCGGTTCGCGTGCGGAGCCCGCTACGCCGCCACTCGAAGCGGCGCAGACGCTTAACAACAGCAAT GATAAAGACTCCGGTGTCGAGAGCAAGAGTGAGGACCAGACGCAACCTGATCAGCCCGAATTCAACCTCGACGAATTCCTCAAGTTCGATTCCATACCGGAAGTACTTACC AACGGCGGCAGCGAGACGGAGGGCAGCCGCTTCAGCCGCTGGTTCCGCCGCGACAGCCCGCCCGCGCTGGCCGCCGACCGCCACTACGAGCGCCTCATGCACAACATGGTCGACG ACCTCGACAGCTCGAGCCAGGAGCCGGCGGCGGCGCCGGAGCCCTACGCAGGCTCGCGCGGAGCCCCCAGCGCGCCCGCGCCCTCGCTCCTCGACATGCTGCGACGCGCCAGCGCCGACACCGAGCACAGGCCCG AAATGAACTCAGGGGGCGGTAAGATCCACAGCCTGGAGGAGTTGGAGTCCCGCCTGAGGCCGCAGCCCGCCGCCGTGCACGACCACGACCTGTCCGCCTTCAAGCGACTT TTGGCGCAGGTGTCGGGCGGACACGCCGTCACCGCCGAGCCGCCGCGCCCGCAGCCGCCGCCGCAGCCCATGAGCTTGCTGCAG ATGCTTAGCAAGAGTATGGAGCAACAGCAGCAACAGCAACAGCACCAACATCAACAGCAGCAACagcaacagcaacaacagcagCAACAGCAGCAACAGAAAGCGCCGCACATTCCTCAGGAGCTCCTATACAAGCTCCTGCAGGTGCAGCAG CGCCAGCAGCAGACGGGCGAATGGGCGCCGACCGCTGACCGAGAGCTGCTGCAGCGACCCGAGGCGCAGGCCATCATACACG GTCTGAAAGCCGGCGAGATAACGGTGCAGCATCTGATGCAGCAACTCGGCAATCCCGGCCTGCAGAGTCGCCATCGTGAGCTGTTGCTAACCATCCTGCGCACGCACCAGCAACGACAA caAATGGGCGGATCCCCGCTGCCGCCGCACCTGGTGGTACCACCGCCACATCACCAACCACTGAGACTGTCGCCGCTACCACACTCTG GCGTGCCCGCTCGGATACCGTCGCCGCGCGAGCTAGCCGCGCACACGCAATCCATCATGCAGGGCGCTCTCATCAAGAAGAAACTTGAGGAGCAACGCGAGAACTACCGCCGCCGGCACGAGATGCAACAGCATCCCAAACAACCCACTCCCATCTCCTTCACACCCACATCC gTGCTGCGCAAGATGACGGCGGAGAAGGAGGAAGCGGGCAGTCCCAAGTCgtgggcggcgggcgcggccggcctggcgcacgcgcacgcgcacgcgcacgccaAGCCGCACGGCCGCCCCATCGTCAAG GGTAACCAGAGTGGAACAGCGCCGATGGGCTATGCGCCCGCGCAACCGGACTACCAACAACATTATCTCAATTTACAACAACAA ATGACGAATGCGAATCGAGCGTTCCCACACCAGCAGCAACAGAGACAACAAGTACCGAATTCC TTGAACGGTATGGGCGGCGTGTCGCGCGGTGGCACCACCCTGCACCAGCTCCTTGTGCAGTCCCACCAGAGAACGCTCAACG AGATGAGCGGCAGCGGCGACAATCAGCTGGCGCGCTGGTTCTCCCCCGAGCTGCTGGCGCGCGCGTCGGCCGGCAAGCTGCCGTCCGTGCACGTGCCCAACGCGCTGTCGCTGGAAGACCTCGAACGGCACCACCACTCGCCGGCGCCGCCCGTGCGCAACTGA